One Glycocaulis abyssi DNA window includes the following coding sequences:
- a CDS encoding PaaI family thioesterase has protein sequence MSKADLRAINAVSEGKLPGLVGLVITNGDPAQVEGYMDVREDLLAPNGFLHAASIMALLDSLCGYGAMANLPEGAISFTTVELKSNFMGTARDGRVRGEAKPVHLGRTTQVWDATARRESDGKVLALFRCTQMVLYAR, from the coding sequence GTGAGCAAGGCCGATCTTCGCGCCATCAACGCCGTCAGCGAGGGCAAGCTACCCGGCCTGGTCGGCCTCGTCATCACCAATGGCGATCCGGCGCAGGTGGAAGGCTATATGGATGTGCGCGAGGATTTGCTGGCGCCCAATGGCTTCCTGCACGCTGCCAGCATCATGGCGTTGCTGGATTCCCTTTGCGGTTATGGCGCGATGGCCAACCTGCCTGAGGGGGCGATCAGCTTCACCACAGTGGAGCTGAAATCGAACTTCATGGGAACGGCCCGCGATGGCCGGGTGCGGGGCGAGGCAAAGCCGGTGCATCTCGGCCGGACAACGCAGGTCTGGGATGCCACCGCCCGGCGTGAAAGCGACGGCAAGGTGCTCGCCCTCTTCCGCTGCACGCAGATGGTGCTTTACGCGCGGTGA
- a CDS encoding HU family DNA-binding protein: MNKAELAKAISDKAGITRAQAGDAIDTFVDSIVASAKKGDTVQLAGFGTFHAKHREAREVRNPRTGEKMTSKAKTSLAFRPASALKDI; this comes from the coding sequence ATGAACAAAGCAGAACTCGCCAAAGCCATCTCCGACAAAGCTGGCATAACCCGCGCCCAGGCCGGCGACGCCATCGACACATTTGTCGATTCCATCGTCGCCTCGGCCAAGAAAGGCGACACGGTTCAGCTCGCCGGTTTCGGCACTTTCCACGCCAAGCACCGCGAAGCGCGTGAAGTCCGCAATCCGCGTACGGGCGAAAAAATGACCTCCAAGGCCAAGACCTCGCTGGCGTTCCGCCCGGCGTCTGCCCTGAAGGACATCTAA
- a CDS encoding alginate export family protein — translation MKRFLVAGLSGLMMTVSAPAVAAASDEGVSPFTLKGSARIRYESLSDLFRAGSEGSDQMLSSRVRIHGEYDAGRVVFGGEFLDARAWLTDSGSVIPNGSVNAAELLQAYVRIPVEGGTIQAGRFVMNAGSGRLATEQGFRNSPNNFEGVRARFSPAENWAADVFYTAPVRIRPGDRNALENNTAQIDEAEWGTRFWGVHLTRTGLPNNLRLEAYLFGLNEENGADLLTPGLRLTRPRAAGQYDFDLEIMGQTGDQPVGGNTLDVRAWSAHAAAGYTFDAAWSPRLSAQLVYATGDDNPADARWNRFNPMFGGRRGDFGTTGLSFTHFRENLIAFGPRLDLREGPAAIVVQVQESRLASDTDRWRVAGLRDTVGQSGSRIGTLAEVRGTYWLKPDRLQIEAGTMVLFRGEFARTAPGAAASSDPVYGYVMLSAPF, via the coding sequence ATGAAACGTTTTCTTGTTGCCGGCCTTTCCGGCCTGATGATGACTGTATCCGCTCCGGCCGTGGCCGCGGCCTCTGATGAAGGCGTTTCGCCCTTCACGCTCAAGGGCTCTGCCCGCATCCGCTATGAATCGCTGAGCGATCTTTTCCGTGCGGGCAGTGAGGGCTCTGACCAGATGCTCTCCAGCCGCGTGCGCATTCACGGTGAGTATGATGCGGGGCGCGTCGTCTTCGGCGGTGAATTCCTCGACGCGCGCGCCTGGCTGACCGATAGCGGTTCGGTCATCCCCAACGGTTCGGTGAACGCTGCCGAGCTTTTACAGGCGTATGTGCGCATTCCCGTGGAGGGCGGCACGATCCAGGCCGGCCGTTTCGTGATGAATGCCGGTTCGGGCCGTCTGGCGACCGAGCAGGGCTTCCGCAACTCGCCGAACAATTTTGAAGGCGTGCGCGCACGCTTCTCTCCGGCGGAAAACTGGGCAGCCGACGTGTTCTACACCGCGCCGGTGCGTATCCGCCCCGGTGACCGCAATGCGCTGGAAAACAACACAGCCCAGATTGACGAAGCTGAATGGGGCACGCGCTTCTGGGGCGTGCATCTCACCCGCACGGGGCTTCCAAACAATCTGCGCCTTGAAGCCTATCTGTTCGGCCTGAACGAGGAGAATGGCGCGGATCTGCTCACGCCGGGCCTGCGCCTGACCCGTCCGCGCGCGGCTGGTCAGTATGATTTCGATCTGGAGATCATGGGCCAGACGGGCGACCAGCCTGTGGGCGGCAATACGCTGGATGTGCGCGCCTGGTCGGCCCACGCCGCCGCCGGCTACACCTTCGATGCGGCCTGGAGCCCGCGCCTGTCCGCGCAGCTCGTCTACGCCACTGGCGATGACAATCCGGCAGATGCGCGCTGGAACCGGTTCAACCCGATGTTTGGCGGCCGCCGGGGCGATTTCGGCACGACGGGGCTGTCCTTCACCCATTTCCGCGAAAACCTGATCGCGTTCGGCCCGCGCCTTGATCTGCGTGAAGGTCCGGCGGCGATTGTGGTCCAGGTACAGGAATCGCGTCTGGCCTCGGACACGGACCGCTGGCGTGTGGCGGGCCTGCGCGATACGGTCGGCCAGTCCGGCAGCCGTATCGGTACGCTGGCTGAAGTGCGCGGCACCTATTGGCTGAAGCCTGACCGGTTGCAGATCGAAGCCGGTACGATGGTGCTGTTCCGCGGTGAGTTTGCCCGCACCGCTCCCGGTGCTGCTGCCAGCTCTGACCCGGTCTATGGCTATGTGATGCTGAGCGCGCCGTTCTAG
- a CDS encoding alginate export family protein, with amino-acid sequence MQTRPGRWLTALAGAFVIAAGQAMALAEDASAPQAQAPDFEVNFSGSVRVRYETVSAPFRAGLEGSDQFLSSQIFLRADARMGQATGVVELIDARGALADDGSIVATSAVNALDIYQAYLDLPLGERVSVRAGRFIMPIGSKRLADASSFSNVPDNFEGVQLHVSPGENWQFLGFVTAPVERRPSDQASLRRNAQGFDRADWDTRFMGAHLTRTGLAENLNAQAYLFVLDRADGTRLYTPGARLWREAAPGRADFEAELIGQTGHAVTGGVREDVRAASTHIAAGYTFDTRWAPRLSVQTAWASGDDVAGDGEWNRFNPLFGGRGSDFGHTGIFGPLSRQNMIITGARLQVREGPVRAHLLVQDVRLASATDQWVRGRLRDETGASGRHVGQVVDARVRWRALPERRLDIEFGAATLLKGRFAREAPGAPDAANPVYGYLAVSTRF; translated from the coding sequence ATGCAGACCAGACCGGGACGATGGCTCACCGCCCTGGCGGGCGCGTTTGTGATTGCTGCCGGCCAGGCCATGGCGCTGGCGGAGGACGCATCGGCTCCGCAGGCTCAAGCACCAGATTTCGAGGTGAATTTCTCCGGCTCTGTCCGGGTGCGCTACGAGACGGTCAGCGCGCCCTTCCGGGCCGGGCTGGAGGGCTCTGACCAGTTCCTGTCCAGCCAGATATTCTTGCGCGCCGATGCCCGGATGGGGCAGGCAACGGGCGTGGTGGAGCTGATCGATGCGCGCGGCGCGTTGGCTGATGATGGCTCGATTGTCGCCACCAGCGCCGTCAACGCGCTCGATATCTACCAGGCTTATCTTGATCTTCCGCTGGGCGAGCGGGTGAGCGTGCGCGCCGGGCGCTTCATCATGCCGATAGGGTCGAAGCGGCTTGCCGATGCCAGCTCGTTTTCCAACGTGCCGGACAATTTTGAAGGCGTGCAGCTGCACGTTTCTCCGGGTGAGAACTGGCAGTTTCTGGGCTTTGTCACCGCGCCGGTGGAGCGCCGCCCGTCCGATCAGGCGAGTCTGCGCCGCAATGCCCAAGGGTTTGACCGCGCCGACTGGGACACGCGCTTCATGGGCGCGCATCTCACCCGCACCGGCTTGGCTGAGAACCTCAATGCGCAAGCCTATCTCTTTGTGCTGGACCGGGCCGATGGCACGCGGCTTTACACGCCGGGCGCAAGGCTGTGGCGTGAAGCGGCGCCGGGCCGGGCCGATTTCGAGGCAGAGCTGATCGGCCAGACGGGTCATGCCGTTACTGGCGGCGTGCGCGAGGATGTGCGCGCGGCGAGTACCCATATTGCAGCCGGCTACACCTTCGATACACGCTGGGCGCCGCGCCTCTCCGTGCAGACGGCCTGGGCCAGCGGCGATGATGTGGCGGGGGACGGGGAGTGGAACCGGTTCAATCCGCTGTTTGGCGGGCGGGGCAGCGATTTCGGCCATACCGGCATTTTCGGCCCGCTATCGCGCCAGAACATGATTATCACCGGCGCGCGCCTGCAGGTACGTGAGGGGCCGGTGAGGGCCCATCTGCTGGTGCAGGATGTGCGTCTGGCTTCGGCAACCGACCAGTGGGTGCGCGGGCGTCTACGCGATGAAACAGGTGCCTCTGGCCGTCATGTGGGGCAGGTGGTGGATGCACGCGTGCGCTGGCGCGCCCTGCCTGAGCGCAGGCTCGATATCGAGTTTGGCGCCGCGACGCTTCTAAAGGGCCGGTTCGCGCGCGAGGCGCCCGGCGCTCCGGATGCCGCCAATCCGGTTTACGGTTATCTGGCGGTCTCCACGCGGTTCTAG
- a CDS encoding linear amide C-N hydrolase yields the protein MLAFGVAAAEACTRVVYLGPEGRIITARSMDWRTDIGSNLWILPRGVERNGETGDNSLQWTARYGSVVATAYDIASADGLNEAGLSANLLWLVESEYAQWDGTGAPGLAISLWAQYMLDNFATVAEAVEDARRGEYVVVSDAMPGEDRLATLHLSMSDATGDSAIFEYVGGELIIHHSRDYQVMTNSPTFDRQLALAEYWSEIGGTVMLPGTNRTADRFARASFYVNAIPQTEDRRDATASMFGVIRNVSVPYGITTEDQPNISSTRWRTLVDHKDQLYYFESALSPNVFWVDLKRIDFAEGSGARALMLGPDQARTFSGEVSGQFEPAPAFTFLGLH from the coding sequence ATGCTGGCTTTTGGTGTGGCGGCGGCCGAAGCGTGCACCCGCGTGGTCTATCTGGGGCCTGAAGGGCGCATCATCACGGCCCGCTCCATGGACTGGCGCACCGATATTGGCAGCAATCTCTGGATCCTGCCGCGCGGTGTGGAGCGCAATGGCGAGACCGGCGACAACTCCCTGCAATGGACCGCGCGCTATGGCAGCGTCGTTGCGACTGCCTACGACATTGCCAGCGCGGATGGCCTTAACGAGGCCGGTCTGTCGGCCAACCTGCTCTGGCTTGTTGAATCGGAATATGCGCAGTGGGATGGCACCGGCGCGCCCGGTCTCGCGATCTCGTTGTGGGCGCAATACATGCTCGACAATTTTGCCACCGTGGCCGAGGCCGTCGAGGACGCGCGGCGCGGGGAATATGTGGTGGTCAGTGATGCCATGCCGGGCGAAGACCGGCTGGCGACGCTTCATCTTTCAATGTCGGATGCCACAGGCGATAGCGCGATTTTCGAGTATGTCGGCGGCGAGCTCATTATTCATCATAGCCGCGACTATCAGGTGATGACCAACTCGCCAACCTTCGACCGGCAATTGGCGCTGGCCGAGTACTGGAGCGAGATTGGCGGTACGGTCATGCTGCCGGGGACGAACCGGACCGCTGACAGGTTCGCCCGCGCCAGCTTCTACGTGAACGCGATTCCGCAGACTGAGGACCGGCGCGATGCGACGGCCAGCATGTTTGGCGTGATCCGCAATGTGTCGGTTCCCTACGGGATCACAACCGAGGACCAGCCCAATATCTCGTCCACGCGCTGGCGCACGCTCGTCGATCACAAGGACCAGCTCTATTATTTTGAATCCGCCCTGTCGCCGAACGTGTTCTGGGTAGATCTCAAGCGGATAGATTTCGCCGAAGGGAGCGGGGCGAGAGCCCTGATGCTGGGCCCCGATCAGGCCCGTACCTTCTCGGGCGAGGTGTCCGGACAGTTTGAACCGGCCCCGGCCTTTACTTTCCTCGGCCTGCACTGA
- a CDS encoding class II 3-deoxy-7-phosphoheptulonate synthase, translated as MSGWNPSSWRSKTALQLPNYPDAAALAAVEAELSRRPPLVFAGEIRRLRRQLANVASGQAFLLQGGDCAESFKEFSAGNVRDTFRVLLQMAVVMTFAAAKPVVKVGRIAGQFSKPRSSDTEVIDGIELPSYRGDSINDMAFTPEGRVPDPARLVRAYDQSASTLNLLRALASGGYADLHNVHQWTLDFLSDSPAGERYQEYADRITEALSFMRACGVTADAAPSLEGVDFYTSHEALHLPFEEAMTRMETQSGRWYGTSAHLIWIGDRTRQPDGAHIEYCRGVENPIGLKCGPTLDPDELIELIDILNPRNEAGRLVLYARMGAGKVEKGLPPLVRKVVAEGRNVVWSCDPMHGNTIKAGNGYKTRAFDHILSELKSFIEVVRSEGAEPGGVHFEMTGQDVTECVGGAGHLSEADLSSRYHTHCDPRLNADQALEMAFQIADALKPAAVMREAAE; from the coding sequence ATGAGTGGATGGAACCCGTCAAGCTGGAGATCGAAGACCGCTCTGCAGCTGCCGAACTATCCTGACGCGGCCGCGCTGGCAGCGGTCGAGGCGGAGCTGTCGCGCCGTCCCCCGCTGGTGTTTGCCGGCGAGATACGCCGCTTGCGCCGCCAGCTGGCCAATGTCGCCTCGGGCCAGGCATTCCTGCTGCAGGGCGGGGATTGCGCGGAAAGTTTCAAGGAGTTCTCCGCCGGAAATGTGCGCGATACATTCCGCGTGCTTTTGCAGATGGCGGTGGTGATGACCTTCGCAGCTGCAAAACCGGTGGTCAAAGTCGGGCGGATAGCCGGCCAGTTCTCCAAGCCGCGCTCCAGCGATACCGAGGTGATAGACGGCATTGAGTTGCCGTCCTATCGCGGTGATTCCATTAATGATATGGCGTTCACACCGGAGGGGCGCGTGCCTGATCCGGCGCGGCTGGTGCGCGCCTATGACCAGTCGGCTTCGACGCTCAATCTCCTGCGCGCCCTGGCCTCTGGCGGCTATGCCGATCTGCACAATGTGCACCAGTGGACGCTGGACTTCCTGTCGGATAGTCCGGCCGGCGAGCGCTATCAGGAATACGCCGACCGCATCACCGAGGCGCTGTCCTTCATGCGCGCTTGCGGGGTGACAGCCGATGCTGCGCCCTCGCTGGAAGGTGTTGATTTTTATACGTCTCACGAAGCGCTGCACCTGCCGTTCGAGGAGGCGATGACCCGGATGGAGACGCAGTCCGGGCGCTGGTATGGCACGTCTGCCCACCTGATCTGGATCGGGGATAGAACCCGCCAGCCGGACGGGGCGCATATCGAGTATTGCCGCGGGGTTGAAAACCCGATCGGGCTCAAATGCGGCCCGACGCTCGATCCGGACGAACTCATTGAACTTATTGACATTCTTAACCCACGTAACGAGGCAGGCCGCCTTGTGCTCTATGCCCGCATGGGCGCTGGCAAGGTCGAGAAGGGCCTGCCGCCCCTGGTGCGCAAGGTCGTGGCCGAGGGGCGCAATGTTGTCTGGTCTTGCGACCCGATGCACGGTAATACGATCAAGGCAGGAAACGGTTATAAAACAAGGGCGTTCGACCACATCCTCTCCGAGCTCAAGAGCTTTATCGAGGTGGTGCGCAGCGAGGGTGCGGAGCCCGGCGGCGTGCATTTCGAGATGACCGGACAGGACGTGACCGAGTGCGTGGGCGGGGCAGGGCATCTGTCCGAAGCTGACCTTTCCAGCCGCTACCACACCCATTGCGATCCGCGTCTGAATGCCGATCAAGCCCTTGAAATGGCGTTCCAGATTGCCGATGCGCTAAAGCCCGCTGCGGTGATGCGAGAGGCTGCGGAATAG
- the gor gene encoding glutathione-disulfide reductase, which translates to MADFDYDLFTIGAGSGGVRASRLVAMKGHKVAVAEEHRPGGTCVIRGCVPKKFMVYASGFKKQFELAKGYGWSVERPQFDWPKFRDAMNAEVDRLSGIYAKNLANAGVELISERAEFIDDHTLELQPSGRRISAKTILIATGGRPNVHEGLEGAEVAITSDELFHLKRLPKSMLIAGGGYIACEFAQVFAGMGVEVTLVYRGDTVLRGFDNDVREFVHEGLKAAGVRVITHTVFEKIADNGDGTRTAHLKNGDQVVVDEVVFAIGRDPHTKGLGLEKAGVETGARGVVKVDEYSRTNVPHIYAVGDVTDRVNLTPVAIREAICFAETAFGDNPTAYDHANIASAVFTQPPVGTVGLSEAEARAEFGDVDVYKSVFRPMKGMLGPNPERMLMKIIVQRGTERVLGVHIVGDDAPEIIQAVGIAVKAGLTKAQFDATCAVHPTVAEELVTMREKWTPPELKV; encoded by the coding sequence ATGGCCGATTTCGACTATGATCTCTTCACCATCGGGGCCGGTTCAGGCGGGGTAAGAGCCTCGCGCCTGGTGGCCATGAAGGGGCATAAAGTGGCCGTCGCCGAGGAACACCGGCCCGGCGGCACCTGCGTGATACGCGGCTGCGTGCCGAAGAAGTTCATGGTCTATGCCTCTGGCTTCAAAAAGCAATTCGAGCTGGCGAAGGGGTATGGCTGGAGCGTTGAACGCCCGCAATTTGACTGGCCGAAATTCCGCGACGCGATGAATGCGGAGGTGGACAGACTATCCGGCATTTATGCGAAGAATTTGGCCAATGCGGGCGTGGAACTGATCTCCGAGCGCGCCGAATTCATCGATGACCACACCCTGGAGCTCCAACCCTCCGGACGGCGGATAAGCGCAAAAACTATCCTCATCGCAACTGGGGGAAGACCCAATGTGCATGAGGGGCTGGAGGGGGCTGAGGTCGCTATCACCTCCGATGAGCTCTTCCACCTGAAACGCCTGCCCAAATCCATGCTGATCGCGGGCGGCGGCTATATCGCGTGCGAGTTTGCGCAAGTCTTCGCCGGGATGGGCGTTGAGGTGACGCTGGTCTATCGCGGCGATACGGTGCTTCGCGGGTTTGACAACGATGTGCGCGAGTTCGTCCATGAGGGGCTGAAAGCCGCCGGCGTGCGCGTCATCACCCACACCGTGTTTGAAAAGATTGCCGATAATGGCGATGGTACCAGGACGGCACATCTGAAGAATGGCGACCAAGTCGTTGTAGATGAGGTGGTTTTCGCGATTGGCCGTGATCCGCACACCAAGGGGCTGGGCCTGGAGAAGGCCGGCGTAGAGACCGGCGCGCGCGGCGTGGTGAAAGTGGATGAGTACTCGCGCACCAACGTGCCTCACATCTATGCGGTGGGCGATGTGACCGACCGGGTGAATTTGACGCCGGTGGCCATCCGCGAGGCGATCTGCTTTGCCGAGACCGCTTTTGGTGACAATCCAACCGCCTATGACCACGCCAATATCGCCAGCGCCGTCTTCACCCAGCCGCCCGTCGGCACGGTGGGTTTGAGCGAGGCTGAGGCCCGCGCCGAATTTGGCGATGTCGATGTTTATAAAAGCGTTTTCCGGCCAATGAAGGGCATGCTGGGGCCGAACCCGGAGCGCATGCTGATGAAGATCATTGTGCAGCGCGGTACGGAGAGGGTTCTCGGCGTGCATATTGTAGGCGATGATGCGCCCGAGATCATCCAGGCTGTCGGCATTGCCGTAAAGGCCGGGCTGACCAAGGCGCAGTTTGATGCCACCTGCGCGGTGCATCCAACCGTCGCCGAAGAGCTTGTAACCATGCGGGAAAAATGGACCCCGCCCGAACTGAAAGTGTAG
- the typA gene encoding translational GTPase TypA, translated as MTFPVEKLRNIAIVAHVDHGKTTLVDKLLRQSGTLGTRGEEVERVMDSNDLEKERGITILAKNTAVTWGDWRINIVDTPGHADFGGEVERVLSMVDSVLLLVDAVDGPMPQTTFVTKKALALGLKPIVVINKIDRPSARPDWVVDQTFDLFDRLGANDEQMDFPVVYASALQGFATLDPNTQTDNMDALFQTIVERVSHPDVDRDGPLQLQVSALDYSSYTGVIGIGRIRRGKLARNQQVAIAGADGKTRKGKVLQVFGFHGLERVEMDSASAGDIITFSGIDPLNISDTLCDPEHVEALPALVVDEPTISMTFQVNDSPFAGREGKFVTSRNIKERLDRELIHNVALRVVQLDDADKFKVSGRGELHLSILIETMRREGFELAVGRPEVITKMVDGVESEPYENLTIDVEEIHQGGVMERLGSRKAEMKNMVPDGNGRVRLDYIVPTRGLIGFRSEFLTLTQGSGLMFHSFDHYGPKQAGDVGQRPKGAIISMETGKALAYALWNIQERGKLFIGHATEVYEGMIIGLNSREEDMIVNPLKGKKLTNIRAAGADEAVVLVPPIRVTLEYALEFINDDELVEVTPQSIRIRKKLLLEHERKKASREKA; from the coding sequence ATGACCTTCCCGGTCGAGAAACTGCGCAATATCGCCATCGTCGCCCACGTCGACCACGGCAAGACCACCCTTGTTGACAAGCTGCTGCGCCAGTCCGGCACGCTGGGCACGCGCGGCGAAGAAGTCGAAAGGGTGATGGATTCCAACGATCTGGAAAAAGAGCGCGGCATCACCATCCTGGCCAAGAACACCGCCGTCACCTGGGGCGACTGGCGCATCAACATTGTCGACACGCCCGGCCACGCCGATTTTGGCGGCGAGGTGGAGCGCGTCCTGTCCATGGTCGATTCGGTGCTGCTGCTGGTCGATGCGGTGGACGGCCCGATGCCGCAGACCACTTTCGTGACGAAAAAAGCGCTGGCGCTGGGCCTGAAACCCATCGTGGTCATCAACAAGATCGACCGGCCGAGCGCGCGCCCGGACTGGGTGGTGGACCAGACCTTCGATCTGTTTGACCGCCTCGGCGCGAATGACGAGCAGATGGACTTTCCGGTCGTCTACGCCTCCGCCCTGCAGGGCTTTGCCACGCTCGATCCGAACACCCAGACCGACAATATGGACGCGCTCTTCCAGACCATTGTGGAGCGCGTCTCACACCCGGACGTGGACCGCGACGGCCCGCTCCAGCTGCAGGTCTCGGCGCTCGATTACTCCAGCTATACCGGCGTGATCGGCATTGGCCGCATTCGGCGCGGCAAGCTGGCGCGCAACCAGCAGGTCGCGATTGCGGGCGCGGACGGCAAGACGCGCAAAGGCAAGGTGCTGCAGGTGTTCGGCTTCCACGGGCTGGAGCGCGTGGAGATGGACAGCGCCAGCGCGGGCGACATCATCACCTTCTCCGGCATTGATCCGCTCAATATTTCCGACACGCTGTGCGACCCGGAGCATGTGGAGGCGCTACCCGCCCTGGTGGTCGATGAGCCGACCATCTCGATGACCTTCCAGGTGAACGACTCTCCCTTTGCGGGCCGCGAAGGCAAGTTCGTCACCTCGCGCAACATCAAGGAGCGGCTGGACCGCGAGCTGATCCACAATGTGGCGCTGCGCGTGGTGCAGCTGGACGATGCCGATAAGTTCAAGGTGTCGGGCCGGGGCGAACTCCACCTGTCCATCCTGATCGAGACCATGCGCCGCGAAGGCTTTGAGCTGGCCGTCGGCCGCCCCGAAGTCATCACGAAAATGGTCGATGGCGTGGAGAGCGAGCCCTACGAGAACCTCACCATCGATGTGGAGGAAATCCACCAGGGCGGCGTGATGGAGCGCCTCGGCTCACGCAAGGCCGAGATGAAGAACATGGTGCCGGACGGCAATGGCCGGGTGCGCCTGGACTATATCGTTCCCACGCGCGGCCTCATTGGCTTCCGCTCTGAATTCCTGACCCTGACGCAAGGCTCCGGCCTGATGTTCCACAGCTTTGACCATTACGGGCCGAAGCAGGCGGGCGATGTCGGCCAGCGGCCCAAGGGCGCGATCATCTCCATGGAGACCGGCAAGGCACTGGCCTATGCGTTGTGGAATATCCAGGAGCGCGGCAAGCTCTTCATCGGCCACGCCACCGAAGTCTATGAGGGCATGATTATCGGTCTGAACTCCCGCGAGGAGGACATGATCGTGAACCCGCTTAAAGGAAAGAAGCTGACCAATATCCGCGCCGCCGGGGCCGACGAGGCCGTGGTCCTCGTCCCGCCCATCCGCGTGACGCTGGAATACGCGCTGGAGTTCATCAATGATGATGAGCTGGTCGAGGTGACGCCGCAATCGATCCGTATCCGCAAGAAATTGCTGCTGGAGCACGAGCGCAAAAAGGCCAGCCGCGAGAAGGCTTGA
- the queA gene encoding tRNA preQ1(34) S-adenosylmethionine ribosyltransferase-isomerase QueA, producing MKLSDFDFHLPEDRIALRPARPRDAARLLHVGQGGALGDHTMLDLPALLQPGDLLVLNNTSVIPAALTGERPARAVGGGGPARIELNLHTRVSEDSWRAFARPAKRVREGDELHFSGGLSGIVTAKSDGGDITMQFNVSGSELDVALESAGNPPLPPYIASKRGADAQDRADYQTLFSDPARKGSVAAPTAGLHFTDRLFAALEARGVATTQLTLHVGAGTFLPVKTENVTEHIMHAEWYEISEEAATAINTARDQGRRIIPVGTTALRTLESAADREGRVRAGSAETAIFITPGYSFRVTEALLTNFHLPKSTLFMLVSALARLDVMRTAYSHAIEQNYRFFSYGDACLIERG from the coding sequence ATGAAACTCTCCGACTTTGATTTCCACCTGCCAGAGGACCGCATTGCGCTGAGGCCCGCCCGGCCGAGGGACGCGGCGCGCCTGTTACATGTGGGCCAGGGCGGGGCGCTGGGCGATCACACCATGCTGGACCTGCCAGCGCTGTTGCAGCCCGGCGATCTGCTGGTGCTCAACAATACCAGCGTCATCCCGGCGGCGCTGACCGGGGAGCGGCCGGCGCGCGCGGTTGGCGGTGGCGGCCCGGCCCGCATCGAGCTGAACCTGCATACCCGCGTGAGCGAGGACAGCTGGCGCGCCTTTGCCCGGCCCGCCAAGCGCGTGCGCGAGGGTGATGAACTTCATTTCAGTGGCGGCCTGTCTGGCATCGTCACCGCCAAGTCCGATGGCGGCGATATCACCATGCAATTCAACGTGTCAGGCTCAGAGCTTGATGTGGCACTTGAAAGCGCGGGCAACCCGCCACTACCCCCTTACATCGCCTCGAAACGCGGTGCGGATGCTCAGGATCGCGCCGATTACCAGACATTGTTCTCAGACCCCGCCCGCAAGGGCTCTGTCGCTGCGCCGACCGCCGGATTGCACTTCACCGACCGCTTGTTCGCCGCGCTGGAGGCGAGGGGCGTGGCGACGACCCAGCTGACCCTTCACGTGGGCGCAGGCACCTTCCTGCCGGTGAAGACGGAGAACGTCACAGAGCATATCATGCATGCTGAATGGTATGAGATCAGCGAGGAGGCCGCGACGGCCATCAATACCGCGCGGGATCAGGGTCGGCGCATCATCCCGGTCGGCACCACGGCGCTGCGCACGCTGGAAAGCGCAGCCGACCGTGAGGGCCGGGTGAGGGCGGGCAGCGCCGAAACGGCTATCTTCATCACGCCGGGCTATTCGTTCCGGGTAACCGAGGCGCTGCTGACCAATTTCCACCTGCCAAAGTCCACCCTTTTCATGCTGGTCAGCGCGCTGGCGAGGCTGGATGTGATGCGCACCGCCTATTCGCACGCGATTGAGCAGAATTACCGCTTCTTTTCCTATGGCGACGCGTGCCTGATCGAGCGGGGTTAG